The Neovison vison isolate M4711 chromosome 5, ASM_NN_V1, whole genome shotgun sequence genome includes a region encoding these proteins:
- the LOC122907542 gene encoding CMRF35-like molecule 5, with product MWLLLVLFLPVVQGSALRAVSSAVSGPLQGSLTVQCRYEPGWETYHKWWCQGAKWSDCHILVQTDGSEQEVKGDRVSIKDNWKSRTFTVTMEDLRWNSADTYWCGIEKSGTDLGVDVKVTIDPVTVQCHYGPGWETFVKSWCPDTDLNSCRILVQTTGPELRKNQLSIDQKKRTFSMTIWGE from the exons ATGTGGCTGCTCTTGGTTCTCTTCCTTCCCGTCGTCCAAG GCTCTGCCCTAAGAGCAGTGTCCAGTGCAGTGAGTGGACCACTGCAGGGCTCACTGACCGTGCAGTGTCGCTATGAACCCGGGTGGGAGACCTACCATAAGTGGTGGTGTCAAGGAGCCAAGTGGAGTGACTGCCATATCCTCGTTCAAACCGACGGATCAGAGCAGGAAGTGAAGGGTGACCGAGTGTCCATCAAGGACAACTGGAAATCACGCACATTCACCGTGACCATGGAGGACCTCAGGTGGAACAGTGCAGACACTTATTGGTGTGGGATCGAGAAGTCTGGAACGGACCTTGGGGTCGATGTTAAAGTGACCATTGACCCAG TGACCGTGCAGTGTCACTACGGCCCGGGTTGGGAGACCTTTGTGAAGTCGTGGTGTCCGGACACGGATTTGAATAGCTGCCGCATCCTTGTTCAAACCACCGGACCTGAGCTGAGGAAGAACCAGCTTTCCATTGATCAGAAGAAGCGCACATTCTCCATGACCATTTGGGGCGAGTGA
- the LOC122907541 gene encoding CMRF35-like molecule 5 has product MWPLPVLFLLIIQGHFSKCQDGVVRGTAKGTLTTHCTYGRGWESYSKWWCRGENWMSCKILVKTTGSEQLVKKGRASIQDNASRRTFTMTLEDLRYDDAGTYWCGIERIGSDLGFKFSVIIDPEPDPTDSPKPVLSTTPASWDSSPPFTQGTNSSPPVTPTNPISRSGKTASSVAAKKPPVWTLLLPLFLVTLEGLCQR; this is encoded by the exons ATGTGGCCGCTCCCGGTTCTGTTCCTTCTCATCATCCAAG GCCACTTCTCCAAATGCCAGGACGGGGTGGTGAGAGGCACAGCAAAAGGCACACTGACCACACACTGTACGTATGGCCGAGGATGGGAATCTTACAGCAAGTGGTGGTGCCGTGGAGAAAACTGGATGTCCTGCAAGATCCTTGTAAAAACCACCGGGTCAGAGCAACTGGTGAAGAAGGGCAGAGCCTCCATCCAGGACAATGCCAGCCGACGCACCTTCACCATGACTTTGGAGGATCTCCGGTACGACGATGCAGGCACCTACTGGTGTGGGATTGAGAGAATCGGCTCAGACCTGGGGTTCAAATTTTCTGTGATTATTGACCCAG AACCGGATCCAACAGACTCTCCCAAGCCTGTGCTAAGCACCACACCAGCCAGCTGGGACTCCTCACCTCCGTTTACCCAGGGCACCAACAGCAGCCCGCCTGTGACTCCAACCAACCCCATCAGCAG GTCGGGGAAGACGGCCTCCTCTGTAGCAGCCAAGAAGCCTCCTGTGTGGACCCTCCTGCTGCCTCTTTTCCTTGTGACCCTGGAGGGGCTCTGCCAAAGATGA